Part of the Propioniciclava sp. MC1595 genome is shown below.
CCCGCTGGCGTTGAGCCGCGAGGGGTCGAGCTGGCCGGTGAGGCTGATCATCGACGTGGCCAGCAGGAAGCCCAGCAGCATCGAGCCCGAGTCGCCCATGAACATGCGCGCGCGATGGATGTTGTGGGGCAGGAAGCCCAGGCACACCCCGACGAGCGCCACGGTGAGCAGCGAGGCCGTGGTGGCACGGACGAGCTCCTGCTCGTAGCTGAGCAGGTAGGCGTACACGAAGAAGGCGCCCGCACCGATGCCGACGACCCCGGCGGCGAGCCCGTCCAGCCCGTCCATGAAGTTGATCGCGTTGACGCAGACGAGGATGACGAACACCGCCACCGCGGTGGCGGCGACGTTGTCGAGGGCGATGATCCGGTCCGGCAGCGGGATCCAGTAGAACTTCACCCCGTTGAGCACCACGATGCCCGCGGCCAGCGTCTGGCCGGCGAACTTGGGGATCGCCCCCAGCTCGAACATGTCGTCGACGACGCCGACCGTGCAGATCAGCGCGGATGCCCAGAACACGGCCCACGCGTCGCGCTGGACGAGCTCGAAGCGGCCGAGCCAGGGCAGGTTCGTGGCCAGGATGAGCGCCGCGGTGGTGCCCGCGAGCATCGCGACCCCGCCGAAGTACGGGATCGGGGTGGTGTGCACGTCGCGGTCGCGGACGAGGGCGA
Proteins encoded:
- a CDS encoding glycosyltransferase family 4 protein, which produces MREYLLVLLVAAGVTYVGASLARRLAFRYNAVALVRDRDVHTTPIPYFGGVAMLAGTTAALILATNLPWLGRFELVQRDAWAVFWASALICTVGVVDDMFELGAIPKFAGQTLAAGIVVLNGVKFYWIPLPDRIIALDNVAATAVAVFVILVCVNAINFMDGLDGLAAGVVGIGAGAFFVYAYLLSYEQELVRATTASLLTVALVGVCLGFLPHNIHRARMFMGDSGSMLLGFLLATSMISLTGQLDPSRLNASGGALISSYLPLLLPLAAMALPFIDLVSAYVRRTLAGRLWYQADKQHLHHRMLELGHSHRVAVALLWLWSAVIAFGVVLIGITDAWWAWLVLPVGLAVAAALTFRNRDRSVGHA